The DNA region GTGGCCTTCGTGGGACGCACTGTGCAGTGGATGGTGGACGCGGTGAAGTGGACCAGCCTGTTTGCACGCTAcacagtgtcagtgtttgactCCATCTACAGACATCTGTACTGGGGGAGGAGGAAAGGTGTCGCTGGTGGTGCCAGGGAGATCTGCTCGAGCTCTGACATGGAACCACAGTGACTTCATGTTTGTTATAACTTTGTTTCACTGTGCTGCCTGGACAGAAAGTCAAATCAAGACAACGACAAAAACTGcaactgaaactgaagaaatcaacCTCTGGGAATATGAAGCTGGATGAAGAATGGCAATGAGGCCTTAAGAAGTCAGAGAAATTATagctttttacttttttaagcTCTTAAAACATAGTCATACAATTGTTATATTTGTATGTGTGATTACATAATGTGTTTATTCCATATTTTGTTATCGTCAGGAAAAGCTCTTACAAAATATTGGAAACTGTATTTCAGGCTATTTGTGAGAAACAATGAAGAACAAAAACTTGTTGCTGCCATTTATCACTTATACCTGCTGGTTATATGACTGTTAATGCAAATGTGTTGCAGGGTAATGCAAATTAGAGTAAAATATGTATGAAGCATACATAGAGTATGCCTTTTCTCTATTACATTATTGCACTACAGCGGAGGGAGGACAGGATTTTTCACCGAAAGCTACAAGAAGAAGCCTTTTGCCgccaaaagcttttttttttttttaaacatctgtgCCTGTCTGAAgcataaataacatttcattttgttgtaaCATCTGTTTTTCGGCATGGATGAAACGGCGAACAACGAGCCACAACACTGACTACACAAGGAACCTGTGGAGATGCTGCTCCATGTGGTTTTCCTGCGATAATCTCAAACTTCccttttgtatgttttatggCCAGAAGGAAACACTAACACTCCTGCTGAATGTAATCCAGAAACCACTAATATGAGTTTAACATTCCTGGAATGTCAATGTGAGAAATGACcaagtgaaaagtgaaatgttGCTTTGGAATCACACAAATCTGCATTTActaatgatgtttttatttttacttttatatgAATGCATATATTTTACTTAATGGTACATTTAGACTTCAGTTTAAGCACTGACATAAATATATATCTGTGTTATTTGTCCTTTTTAAAAAGTTATATTTTGGTGTTTCTTGTTTTAAGTGACAGGTAGAAGCAGGCAGGAAATGACTTTAGACAGAGAGAAGTATGAGTTGCAACAAAGGTCTGCAGCTGGAATTGAACCAGCGACCGTGTGATGACTGAGGCGCtctattattttgtcattttattacTGATTACAGGTTAGCACATTCATAGCTGCTGGATGCAACTAATCCAATACTGCTTTCAAATATGATCATAAGTTGTAAAATCAAGAGGTCACATGAAGGAggtgatttcatttcatttcatttcatttcagacatTGTTGTTGTATTATTTTCCTTGTTTCTGGTATTTTCTTGTATTGACACTAAGATCAAAAAgctttctgcagtgttttgataTTGATTTCACTCAAAGTTTAATGTTTAAGTTACTTTAACAATCAGCTATGACTCATGCCTCATGGGCTTTAAATTGTGGTATCCAAATAAAATTCTCTACCAACTAATGTTTTAAAATCTTCTTTATTTGCAGAATTAAACGTACATAGCAGCAActaatggattttttttaaaattacaattaatctgctgttttttttagtgGTTTCTCCCTCAAATCTTTGTTGTTAAAAATGGTCAAGGTCCAAAAACCAAAATTTTTCTGTAAATGATCATAAAACACCCTgaaattgtttcttttttccattttattaattgagcatcaaaataaactgtacTGCCTTCTTAGCAGCGTCTTATGAAGCAGCacaatttgccatttttttgCAATTTCAAGTCAAAATCATGTATGTACCTCAGCAGAGATCAAGATAAGATCAGTGAGTTAAGTAAAAACTAATGAAACAACATCATAGATGCCCAATGATCAGCAACTGAAGTACATTcaaaagccaaacaaaataTATTCCAAGTATTTTTATTCATCCcaagcagcagcaaaggagTGAAATGCAAAGTGACAACCATCACATGACTGTGCACAGGACTATAGAAACACTGTGGgatgtaattttaaaaaagatgaaGTAAAAATGAAAGATAATAACTGATCAATCACCATttaatctaataataataataatatatcagTGGCTGGGGACATTGTGTTATGTGACAAAGAGTACCTGAACTTGTTGCTGTAACAACCTTGGATCTTCCTGCAGCACTGTTGAAGCTGCACCACCCACACCTGgttggggggcgggggggtctCCCATCAGTTCAGGGCTTGACTGTGATGGAAGTCCTGTGTCTGCAGCACGTGAGGGATGAAGGCCGTCTTGTGTTTGTCAGCGGTTTCACTGTTTGAGAGCAGTGAACCTATTAATGGGGCGATTAAGCCGATCATCTGCATGTTCGCTGGATTACAGCCAGTGATTAGACCCAAGGAGACCACAGAGGGGAGTGGGCCGCCTCATccccaaacacagacagctaCAAAAGGCCCCCGCCAGCCGCTGCCCTCACCTTATGTCCCattgctgtgtgactgtgaagaGGCGAACCTCCGCTTCACAGTAGACCCATTGGGCTGAGAGGTTTGCTTCAAAGGGCTCCATCTATCTGACCTGCACGCGCTCAGGCCTCAGGAGGAAATGGGCAACTCAACAGGAACCACCGTGGACGACCTGCAGGCGGTGGAGATGCACCTCTGGTACAAGAAGTTCATGACGGAGTGCCCCTCGGGTCAGCTCACCCTGCATGAGTTCAAGCAGTTCTTCGGACTGCGAGGGCTGGACCCCGAGGCCAACGCCTACATCGAGCAGATGTTCCGCACGTTCGACATGAACAAGGTGAGACTGAGTTTCCCTTTGAAAGAATAAGAataaactaaaagaaaaaacgTGTCCCACAACTAATTTAAGATGCTTACGTTGTACTTTTGTTCTTTATCTAACTCTGGTGTTCGTAAGAGAGGTAGAAAAAGATTTATACTGGGGTCAGTCATAATTAAAATAATCCACACCTTGTCTACAAAAagtatttgatttgattttaagtgTTTGGAAGcaacaaggttttttttttttagatttctcaGATATGGGATTTACAGATTTTGTTTAGACTTACAATGATTATGTTAATGTCAAATAGTCTTTCAATTACTTTTAGTCTGTAATGTCGACAGAGTCCATAGAAATTAACATCTTCACATTGTCTGATGAACACTTTAAAATGCAAAGACATTTCACTTATAATGATATAAAACCAATGAAAACCTACAAATTCTGACATTGAAGAAGCGGCAACCagacatttttggcatttttgctgaAAATTTTTGTTCacttaaatgatgaatgaattataAGAATTGCTGAAGATTAATTTCGAGTTATTTGTCTGAATTCTACAAACAAGAATAAAAAGCAATATGCAAACCTTAGAGAGACAACAAATCAAAGCCCAAAGTGATGTCTTTAATTTGAGTCTTTTgttcaaccaacagtccaaGGTCAGATATTAAAATCTTTTATAAGTTACAGGGTCTCAAATGTTGAGCCTTTTCGCTTGATAAGTGACTTAAACACTTACTGTCTGATCAAAGTTTGGGTATTAAAACCAATGAAAACACTTGAGTAAGATGATCTGCTGTTTGatctttgagtgtttttttttttttagctagaGCAGAAAAGTTCCTCaagctttaaaaacatctgcattGTTTGGAGTCACGCGTCCACTCAGGCATACAAGTGATGCAGTGACCTCCCTGCAACAAGCCTGCAAAACATCCTGACCCTCGCAGACGAATTAAGAGCGTCTCCAAGCAGGCGACAGGGTCACCACGGGACGCGTCTGTCTGAGAAGCTGCACGTCTAAATTTAGTCTCCCCCTTCAGCTCCCAAAAGGCCGGGGTAATCTTTATGCACGATTTAAACTGTGAGATTATCTGAGAGACAATGCTTTGATGCTGAGATTGCTGCCTGTGTTCAGACAGTCCCTGGAGATAATCCCGCATCCTGGCGCGCTTCATCTCACACAGACAGCTTTTGGAGTTGAGATGAGGGGGATCTTTTTCAACCAAGCGACTGATTTATCACTTTGAATGGCTGAAAATAGTCACAAACTAAGCAGAGGGTCATGCATAATAATGTACTGATGTTTGACACTGTTTTGACAAGGTCGTCCTGTGTGAGTCGTCTCATCTCTGTACTTGTTTTTGCAGGACGGCTACATAGACTTCATGGAGTATGTGGCCGCTCTCAGTCTGGTGATGCGAGGGAAGATGGAGCACAAGCTGCGCTGGTATTTCAGACTTTATGATGTGGATGGCAACGGCTGCATTGACCGACACGAGCTCCTCAACATCATAAAGGTACAGACAGCATCCATCTGAAACACTGGATTTCCCAGCAGACCCAGGCCTCAAGATGTTGTACTGATGTTATTCTGTTCCTGCAGGCCATCCGTGCAATCAACGGCAATGAAAACCAGGACGTAAGCGCCGAGGATTTCACTAACCGCGTGTTTGACAGGATTGATATAAATGGAGATGGTGAGTGTGTTCTGGCAGCGTATGCAGAGATTTAGGAAGAAATCGATGGTGGGTGGACAGTGTTTAGACATTCATCAGCTCCAGTGCTGTCTTCAATGAGGAAACACAGCAAgaataataaaaagacaaactgtggGTGGCTGCTGAACACAATAACAATCctgaaacatttcacaaaagATGCTAATGCAACTTTTGCACAAGTAAGAccttaaaggggaactccatcggttttacacatcaaagactgagagagaaaagttgTGTAAGGCCTCCAGAGTTTGaaaattttgaaaatgaaaaacatctggAGGTGTGAAATTAGAAATACGTGAGtttaccagacctctgtagtcctctcctcacctctgctcgAGGCTAGCGgctcgaggctacattagctgctgctagcaAAGCACACATCTCAGGCTGATCTGCCAGCAGCGGGTTTGTGTGATGATGTAAAGTAGAAAAATGCTTGAAAAGGATATTTTTGGTTCTGCTGCATTAACTTTggtgctgtttttaaaaatgactgtgaaacagattaaagaaaaagctCTTTAGCGTCAGTAACGTGATGCATGTGGGCAGCGTTTAGTCACGACTCCCACAGGTGTGATTGGACGGCTAAGAAGCCCAAAGCTCCTCTGGTTATGTCGGGAAGAGGAGGTGGATTTggtttaaatgaatgaatcagacCTCAACGTTttggaaatgtaaacaaaggTTTGCCCACTTTAGCTCTGTTAGCTATGCGCTTGCTAATGGTCAAGCGGTTAGCTAGTAGCCCCACGTCACATTTGATTGGACACATTTATGTAACCGTCCCCGTCATGTCTTTAAACAGGCGAGCTTTCCTTGGAGGAGTTCGTGGCCGGCGCTCGCAGCGATGAGGATTTCATGGAGGTGATGATAAAAAGTCTGGACCTCACCCACATTGTGGCCATGATCCACAACAGGAGGCACAGCGTTTAGGCGCTGCCCAGCCCGACTACCTCATCCTCATTCATGATTTAACCCAAGAGCTTCAGCGCATCGCCTCGAGTAAAACAGTCATTTATAGACTGAGATTTCTATTAAGATTGAATCCAGTTTAATACAATGCCAGCGTACTGCAAACACTGACgtttcttgtttttaatctgtgaaaaaatgacacacatgcactttaAATGCATTTGGACGACTCAGGCAACCTTTGCAAACGGGTCATTGTCCTTGTTTAATGATGCTGAGCTCTCCCAAGGCCACCTTGGCGTGAGGGATGATCTCCCAGACAGTCCACGTACCCGCTGATACCTCGAGGGATAAAAGTGGGAGATAGTGGACTAGAGTGGCAATTATATGCACTCAATGCTtccatatctttttttttttttttcctgggtCTGAGTCCCTCTGCATCAAATTACTCAACTCTCTGTTTGGCCGCTCTTGCCTGTGGGCAAACAGGAGGAAGCCATGACTCTGCAGAGCGCTTAACGTCCATGATAATTTGATCAAGTCGAAGGCTGTAACACAGGAACAGGTGGACGCTTTGTGTGCAGATACTCAAATTCcaacatgttttttatgtttttcatcttttttttaacgTGTAACATGGTTCAAGCTGAAATAAAAGGCGAAACGCTGGCTTGGGTTGTGTAATATCTTTGTGCGTGGGTGTTTCTTTGGCTGTGTGATTTGCTGCCTGTTCAGCATTAATACAGATGTAGATCACATTTGTTCCTGCTTGTTCGTACAATAGAAATGAACTATGTGCACTGTCTCCATTAAATGTACTAGATGTAGGTATTGCAGCTCATATGCAACATTTGATCATCTTCAGTCCAGCTTCTGGATGCCACAAAAACTGCAGAACAAACCGATGCACCTCCTACGTTTTAAGATCCACAGGAACAACTATCATTTATTTCAAAGTTAGACAAAACTCCCACGACAGAGACGTTCCTACAAACTTTGCTGTCACCAAAAAGCCAGTCGAGcttatttttttcatacagCACCGAATGCACACAGCAAAGAAAGGTAAAGGTGAATTTAATCATCTCCTAACGACAGCCCAATTAAGACGAGGCGCTCGTTAAAgagcttttttctttcccacCCTATTCAATATTTTATAAAAGTATATAAACATCCAATACATGATTCATGACAAAGTTGTACATAGCTATAAGGACATCTGTTTATTAATGTATGATATTTGTCATGAATTATAACCTAAGCCATGAAGACATTTGATATTAATATATAAGTATTTAACCAGTGTCACTGTTTATGCCCGGTGCCCACAGGAGGAGTTATGCTTGCAAACCACATTATAGTGTCTTATAAACCAcatgttaaatgtttattttctgctcatAAATGCAAAATAACGAGGGCTTAAGCAAATGTATTGTGTGGAGGCAACAGCTCTGCATAAAAGCTTGTGAGTGTACTCAGTTATTATATTCTACGACCAGCGTACAACCTCATACAACAGGTAAACAAAGGCGACGTAACGGAAACAGAATCTCCCTTTGAGCAAGGATGATGATTCACCTGTGTGGTGCCAAGGTCGCTCTATTCAGGCAAAGATGCTAAACCTGCATCATATTCATCCTTTTTTCCCTTATTATTTAAAGCAGGATGAACAATATTACATACTGACTCTCTGTCCTTCAAATACACAGCAAGCTTAACacaggctttaaaaaaacactaaagCAAATATAATGCAAAATCGCCAATCAGGCATTTATTttatacaaatgcaaatatttaacATGAATAAGACACTTTACAAGGACAATATAAGCTCATTCATCAACCACAAGGGGGCAGCaaaataattacattaattTTGCTCCCCAGAATTCTCAGTAGTCCAAGCTCCTCGCTTTGCCAAATGCTTGTCCTGAAGCGAATGAATCCCCCTTTTGTCTTACTGTCACCAcgtctcttctctccttcactcaCAGCCGGCTCACAGGAAGTCATACAGGTACTTGACAATATCAAAACTCACCGTCCTGGAAgataaacaacacaaagcacaatgtcagtgacaaaagaaactgtAGAAGGTGAATAATCCTGCTGTCAGTCTCAGTCTTGTGTATTAACAGACCTGGATATGGCACAGATGAAGTCCATAGACACAGCACATTTGTACTTTGGGGCGTCGAGCTGGTCGTCATGACTGACCTTCGTCAACAGCTGTAAGGTCACCAGGGAGGAGATCTAAATGGAGAATAGAGGCAGGCTGAAATGACCCTCTGTTCCGCTTGTTTAAACACAGCTTTTCCACTCTTTGATGCAGAGGCACTAAATGATGAGAGCCAGTTGCGCAGATATGGGTCAAGCCTAATTTCCTAAAACCATTTTATGCTCGGGGCCATAAATAGATCAGCATTTGGCCACGGATCCCAAAACTCATGACCATATGGGTAGAAAACTCGCATCTGAGACACTGTGGTCATCTGAGTTCATTTAACATGAAATAGCACACCATTTACACCTAGAAATGGGGagaattatcatttaaaatcgTGTGATTATCCCAGCGTACATTCTCTTTCATTTGCTTATCTGGAAAACGGGGAAAGAAGAGAAATTAAATTATTGTCTATCGTCTGCAGGAGCCACGTCACTGACCCAGGAGACACAGTTATGAGGAAAGAGCACAAGCACTGCAGAACTAAATGAAAGGCAAAACTAAACCACTGCAGAGCTCAATTTAACTCATGacaatggcaaaaaaaatcATACTGTAGAGTTGAAACAGGCGGACAGTTCAGGAGGTTCATTAAGTCTCTCCCCACCAGCAACAGATGAAGGCCTTTCCCAGAAGCACTTTTTTAACGGTCAAAACAggcaaatgtaaaaatgtttgcACTCTTGAATGCAGGTTCAGCCCACACACTGGCCCAAGACAACTACAGCCGGGCTGGAAGCGATGTTGAGCTGTGCTACTCTCAGCCCGAAAAGTGAAGTACAGCCGAGGATTGTGAGAATGTCATGAGCTTTGcaggtcataaaccaaagtgcgGGACACATTTTGACTTCCCAGTAatgtcagaggatcaccaaagttatccTAAGGGGACCATGAATGTATATCTATACCAAAACTAAAGCCAGGGGGTCAcgaaagtcattaggattcatcctctgcaaTCACTTCATGTCTGTACTGAAGTTCACGGCAGTCCATCCAACAGCTGTTGACCATGTGACGCTGCCATGTGACctctagcatggctaaaaaaaatgcaatatacTTTGAAGAAATTGTGCTCACGAGAATGTGACGTCCTGAAAATCCACAAGGCCTCCAGCCACGGCTTTCACCGACGCTGTGGCATAAACATAATCTCAAAATTCAGGTGTGAGGTGTGACACTGACCTGTGAGAAGATGCTGGCCGTGGGGGCGACTCTGCTGTCCACCACGCTGTAGAAAATGGCGAGCAGGCGGTCCAGAGGGAAGGGCTTCGGCCCCAGAAGGTGGTTGCTTGTCTATGAAGGAGACAGAATATCTTGTTATTATATTAAAAGGTTTTAAAACGAACAGAGATTAAAGTCAGTGTTTTAAGACGATCACCTTCTCGTTTTTCTTCAAGAAGTTTGTTTTCCTTATTTTACCGTGGTGCTGTGcgaggaaacagaggagacaaactcattcattcacacaagTCGAGACAAGTCAAAGCAATTTCATTTGTGTCAAATGCACAAATGACCAATTAGCACAACATATGACACCCTCCAGACCCTTCATTGAGGTGAAAACTATAGAAGCATACTTCGGCATAAGATCATTGACGGTAAAATGTGTGTACCTTCAGGAAGAAGCGTTTATCTGTGCGGGCAGGGTTGTAGGATGCCAGGTAGGCAGCGATCAGCAGGAACTTGGAGTAATAAGGCAGTTCGACATGAGTGTGAGCAGATAAACCTTTGAGGACATAAAAGCAATGAGTCAGACGTGCTAAAGCACAGAAGAAAACTTCGCCCTTACATCCTGATATGCTTTCATACAGTATGCCATTAACACACGGTGCTCAGTGCAACCCGAGATCTGGTGATAatttattcagatttattttgtgcGTGTGGAGCACTGACTGTTACAACtgcacaggaaaaacaaaaatgacaatttcaGCATGAATCCGCAGCGTCACTGCGCCCTATCAGC from Chaetodon trifascialis isolate fChaTrf1 chromosome 22, fChaTrf1.hap1, whole genome shotgun sequence includes:
- the guca1aa gene encoding guanylyl cyclase-activating protein 1 — protein: MGNSTGTTVDDLQAVEMHLWYKKFMTECPSGQLTLHEFKQFFGLRGLDPEANAYIEQMFRTFDMNKDGYIDFMEYVAALSLVMRGKMEHKLRWYFRLYDVDGNGCIDRHELLNIIKAIRAINGNENQDVSAEDFTNRVFDRIDINGDGELSLEEFVAGARSDEDFMEVMIKSLDLTHIVAMIHNRRHSV